In one window of Pseudomonas benzenivorans DNA:
- a CDS encoding DEAD/DEAH box helicase, whose protein sequence is MFSQFALHERLLKAVAELNFVEPTPVQVAAIPPALQGRDLRVIAQTGSGKTAAFVLPLLNRLLGDGAAKPRLSLRAVILLPTRELAQQTLKEVERFAQFTFLKAGLITGGEDFKSQAAMLRRVDILIGTPGRLIEHANAGNLPLEEVEVLVLDEADRMLDMGFAEDVQRLAEACSGPHQTLLFSATSGGSGLREMVAKVLKEPQHLQLNAVSQLNEGTRQQIITADHNYHKEQLVEWLLTNETYDKAIVFTNTRVQADRLYGKLVAREFKTFVLHGEKDQKDRKLAIERLKQGAVKVLVATDVAARGLDVDGLDLVINFDMPRSGDEYVHRIGRTGRAGAEGLAISLICHTDWNLMSSIERYLKQRFERRSIKELKGSYQGPKNLKASGKAAGTKKKKTDAKGGKKAAKKPAAKTPSKRNTINKPKGDAPALVSQDGLAPLKRRKPAAE, encoded by the coding sequence GTGTTTTCCCAATTCGCCCTGCACGAACGCCTGCTGAAAGCCGTGGCCGAGCTGAACTTTGTCGAGCCCACCCCGGTGCAGGTGGCGGCCATTCCGCCGGCGCTGCAGGGCCGAGACCTGCGGGTGATCGCCCAGACCGGCAGCGGCAAGACCGCCGCCTTCGTTCTGCCGCTGCTCAACCGCCTGCTCGGCGACGGCGCGGCCAAGCCGCGGCTGAGCCTGCGCGCGGTGATCCTGCTGCCGACCCGCGAGTTGGCCCAGCAGACCCTCAAGGAGGTCGAGCGCTTCGCCCAGTTCACCTTCCTCAAGGCCGGCCTGATTACCGGCGGCGAGGACTTCAAGTCGCAGGCGGCGATGCTGCGCCGGGTGGACATCCTGATCGGTACCCCGGGGCGGCTGATCGAGCACGCCAACGCCGGCAACCTGCCGCTGGAGGAGGTCGAGGTACTGGTGCTGGACGAGGCCGACCGCATGCTCGACATGGGCTTCGCCGAAGACGTGCAGCGCCTGGCCGAGGCCTGCAGCGGCCCGCACCAGACCCTGCTGTTCTCCGCCACCAGCGGCGGCTCGGGCCTGCGCGAGATGGTCGCCAAGGTGCTCAAGGAACCCCAGCATCTGCAGCTCAACGCGGTCAGCCAGCTCAACGAGGGTACCCGCCAGCAGATCATCACCGCCGACCACAACTACCATAAGGAACAGCTGGTCGAGTGGCTGCTGACCAACGAAACCTACGACAAGGCGATCGTCTTCACCAACACCCGGGTCCAGGCCGACCGCCTCTACGGCAAGCTGGTGGCGCGCGAGTTCAAGACCTTCGTGCTGCACGGCGAGAAGGACCAGAAGGACCGCAAGCTGGCCATCGAGCGCCTCAAGCAGGGTGCGGTGAAGGTGCTGGTGGCCACCGACGTGGCGGCCCGCGGCCTGGACGTCGACGGCCTGGACCTGGTGATCAACTTCGACATGCCGCGCTCCGGCGACGAGTACGTGCACCGCATCGGCCGTACCGGCCGCGCCGGCGCCGAGGGCCTGGCGATCTCGCTGATCTGCCACACCGACTGGAACCTGATGTCGAGCATCGAGCGCTACCTCAAGCAGCGCTTCGAACGGCGCAGCATCAAGGAGCTCAAGGGCAGCTACCAGGGGCCGAAGAACCTCAAGGCCTCCGGCAAGGCGGCCGGCACCAAGAAGAAAAAGACCGACGCCAAGGGCGGCAAGAAGGCGGCGAAGAAGCCCGCGGCCAAGACCCCGAGCAAGCGCAACACGATCAACAAGCCGAAGGGCGACGCCCCGGCGCTGGTCAGCCAGGACGGCCTGGCGCCGCTCAAGCGCCGTAAGCCGGCGGCCGAGTAA
- a CDS encoding zinc-dependent alcohol dehydrogenase family protein, which produces MLKAQYQVRGPVPQDVIEAVELQLPAPAAGEVRVKVQAAPINPSDVLTLTGEYGMLPPLPAIGGNEGVGRVEELGAEVSHLKVGQLVLLPVGCGTWVSHLNAPASKLIPLPEADPQQLAMMTVNPPTASLLLSQFVDLQPGDWVIQNAANSGVGSYLVQLAKLRGFKTINVVRRESAVAGVEAEGGDVVLVDGPDLAKRVRAATGGADVRLGIDAVGGAATDHLAACLCEGGVLVNYGMMSRQPCQVSAASFVFRDVTLKGFWLAKWFRQATQAEQMRVFGELTQLIASGKLRARVAATYDVSEIKQAVAAAASGERDGKILIVPK; this is translated from the coding sequence ATGCTCAAAGCCCAGTACCAGGTGCGCGGCCCCGTACCGCAGGACGTGATCGAAGCCGTCGAACTGCAACTGCCGGCGCCCGCCGCCGGCGAGGTGCGGGTCAAGGTGCAGGCCGCACCGATCAACCCCTCCGACGTGCTCACCCTGACCGGCGAGTACGGCATGCTGCCGCCGCTGCCGGCGATCGGCGGTAACGAGGGCGTCGGCCGGGTCGAGGAACTCGGCGCCGAGGTCAGCCACCTCAAGGTCGGCCAGCTGGTGCTGTTGCCGGTCGGCTGCGGCACCTGGGTCAGCCACCTCAACGCCCCGGCGAGCAAGCTGATCCCGCTGCCGGAGGCCGACCCGCAGCAGCTGGCGATGATGACGGTCAACCCGCCGACTGCCTCGCTGCTGCTCAGCCAGTTCGTCGATCTGCAGCCCGGCGATTGGGTGATCCAGAATGCCGCCAACTCTGGCGTCGGTAGCTATCTGGTGCAGCTGGCCAAGCTGCGTGGTTTCAAGACCATCAACGTGGTGCGTCGCGAGTCGGCGGTGGCCGGGGTCGAGGCCGAAGGCGGCGACGTGGTGCTGGTCGATGGCCCGGACCTGGCCAAGCGTGTGCGCGCGGCGACCGGCGGCGCGGACGTGCGCCTGGGCATCGACGCGGTCGGCGGCGCGGCCACCGACCACCTGGCCGCGTGCCTGTGCGAGGGCGGCGTGCTGGTCAACTACGGCATGATGAGCCGCCAACCCTGCCAGGTGTCGGCCGCCTCCTTCGTGTTCCGCGACGTCACCCTCAAGGGCTTCTGGCTGGCCAAGTGGTTCCGCCAGGCCACCCAGGCCGAGCAGATGCGGGTGTTCGGCGAACTGACCCAGTTGATCGCCAGCGGCAAGCTGCGCGCCCGGGTGGCCGCCACCTACGACGTCAGCGAGATCAAGCAGGCCGTAGCGGCGGCGGCCAGCGGCGAACGCGACGGCAAGATCCTGATCGTGCCCAAGTAA
- a CDS encoding PQQ-dependent sugar dehydrogenase, with protein MPARSALVLLALAAALLLPAAALGREYPSERGIVQVEELLSGLEHPWALAFLPERQGLLLTERPGRLRLFDADGRLSAPIQGVPTVYARGQGGLLDVALSPDFATDRWVYLAYAEAGAQRRAGTAVGRGRLSADRRRLEDFEVIFRQLPKLSTGVHFGARLVFDRQGYLFIALGENNQRPTAQHLDKLQGKVVRLYPDGRVPHDNPFVDRAGARPEIWSYGHRNPQGAALNPWTGRLWVHEHGPRGGDEINIPQAGRNYGWPLATHGVNYSFLPIPEAQGKTVAGTEPPHHVWEKSPAISGMAFYDGQRFPAWRHSLFIGALAGRVLLRLELDGDRLSHEERLLEPLDARIRDVRQGPDGYLYVLTDSENGRLLRLGLRPR; from the coding sequence ATGCCGGCCAGGTCTGCGCTTGTGCTTCTCGCTCTGGCTGCCGCGTTGCTGTTGCCGGCCGCCGCACTGGGGCGCGAGTACCCGAGCGAGCGCGGCATCGTGCAGGTCGAGGAGCTGCTGTCCGGCCTGGAGCACCCCTGGGCCCTGGCGTTCCTGCCGGAGCGCCAGGGCCTGCTGTTGACCGAGCGCCCCGGGCGGCTGCGCCTGTTCGATGCAGACGGCCGGCTGTCGGCGCCCATCCAGGGGGTGCCGACGGTCTATGCCAGGGGGCAGGGCGGCCTGCTGGATGTGGCGCTGTCGCCGGATTTCGCCACAGACCGCTGGGTCTACCTCGCCTATGCCGAAGCCGGTGCCCAGCGCCGTGCCGGCACTGCAGTCGGACGCGGCCGTTTGTCGGCGGACAGGCGCCGGTTGGAGGACTTCGAGGTGATCTTTCGGCAGCTGCCGAAGCTGTCGACCGGGGTGCATTTCGGGGCGCGCCTGGTGTTCGATCGCCAGGGCTACCTGTTTATCGCCCTGGGCGAGAACAACCAGCGTCCCACCGCTCAGCACCTCGACAAGCTGCAGGGCAAGGTGGTGCGCCTGTACCCCGACGGCCGCGTACCGCACGACAACCCCTTCGTCGACCGGGCCGGCGCCCGCCCGGAAATCTGGTCCTATGGCCATCGCAATCCCCAGGGCGCGGCCCTCAATCCCTGGACGGGACGGCTGTGGGTGCACGAGCACGGCCCCCGCGGCGGCGATGAGATCAACATTCCCCAGGCCGGGCGCAACTATGGCTGGCCGCTCGCCACCCATGGCGTGAACTATTCGTTTCTGCCGATTCCCGAGGCCCAGGGCAAGACGGTGGCCGGCACCGAGCCGCCGCATCATGTCTGGGAGAAGTCGCCGGCCATCAGCGGCATGGCCTTCTATGACGGCCAGCGCTTTCCCGCATGGCGACACAGCCTGTTCATCGGCGCGCTGGCCGGGCGAGTACTGCTGCGCCTCGAGCTGGACGGCGATCGGCTGAGTCACGAGGAGCGTCTGCTGGAGCCGCTGGATGCACGCATTCGCGACGTGCGCCAAGGGCCCGACGGATACCTCTACGTGCTGACCGACTCGGAGAATGGCCGACTGCTGCGCCTGGGGCTGCGGCCTCGATAG